The DNA segment TCAACTCTTCGCGGCTGGTAGTAATATTTGTGTTAAATTGCTCATGAGGTAAATTACCCAAAGTCGCCACAACAGCACGCTGAATTAATTGCAGGACTTCTCTTGAACCAGGTTTAGATAACTGGGTAACAGTTTGAGGACTCATTGATTGTACATATTCCCACAGCCCATTATTGTTAAATGCTTCATTAGCAAAATCATCTGGATTACGATGGGAATTTTCACTCATGGTCACTATCTCAAATGTTGCTCAACTATCCACTAATTTAGCAATTTAATTCTTATCTCCTCGTTCGCATAACCGAACTTTTAAAGACAGGTTATCCTCCTATATAAAAAGTGAATAATAAATGCTGAGTAAGATATTCTCTCCTAACGCCTGTTTACTCGCCTAATCTCTGGCTATAACGATATCGTTAGATTTAATTACAGCATAAGCTTCTGCACCCTCAGTTAGTTCTAGCTCCTCGGCTGACATTCTCGTGATAATCGAGGTTAGCTCAACTCGATGAACAATTTCTAATGTCACTTCGCTGTTAACAGAACCAACAACAACTTTTTTGATGACTCCTTTAAGAATATTACGGGAACTAACCTTAAAAGGTCTTTTGGTGCTAATAACTTCCAACTCAGATATTTCAGTCACCTCTGGTTCTATTTTGAGTGCCTGCTTGGTTGGTATTGATTTAGCCGTCGGCGCAGGCTGATTGAGTCCACGCACAAGTTCTCGCAAAATCTCAGTTTTGGTACGCTGAGACTGCTGACAAACCTCTTCGAGAATCTTGCGCTCCTCTTCTGATGTTTGAAAAGTGATCCATCCTTGTTCTTTTCTTGGCATAATGTTACCAATTAGGTTGGTACATATCGAAATTATCTAAGTACGATCCTACCAAGCCTCTATCCCTTGATGCAGAGTCTAGATAAACACGATTTTCTATGAAACGAAGAGACATCCTCGCCTTTGTTGTTACAGTACTTGCTGGCTGGGTTTTGGCAGTCGGTTTACCATTGTTTACACCTGCTCCAGTCGTAGCGCAATCAAACGTTAATTTGCTTGTGTCTGCGGCTGCAAGTTTGAAAGACGCACTGGAAGAAATTAAGCCCCTGTATCAACAGAGTAAACCAAATGTCAACATTAGCTATAATTTTGGTGCATCTGGCGCTTTGCAGCAGCAAATTGAAAACGGTGCGCCAGCCGATATTTTTATTTCAGCAGCTAAAAGACAAGTAGATACTTTAGAGCAGAAAAGACTCCTCGTCCCAGGTACAAGAGGTGTTTTAGCAAAAAACCGCCTGGTCTTAGTTGTGCCGAAGAATGCAACTGGTGTTACCAGTTTCTTTAGTTTAAGAAATGACCAAATTAAGCGAATTGCTATTGGTGAACCTAGAAGTGTGCCGGCTGGACAATATGCAGAACAAGTTTTGCAGCAGTTAAAGTTGTTGCCTAGTGTCAAGTCAAAATTAGTCTACGCTAATAATGTACGTCAAGTTTTAGCATCTGTAGAAAGTGGCAATGCTGATGCAGGTTTGGTTTACGCCACTGATGCCAAAATTTCTGACAAAGTGAAAGTTGTAGTTGCGGCTGATGAAAAATACCACTCTCCCATTATTTATCCCTTAGCTGTAGTGAAAAGTAGCAGAAATGTTAACGCGGCGAAGGATTTTACCCAATACTTAACTACTAGTAGCCAAGTGAAAGCTGTATTAAGAAAATACGGGTTTATTTTGCCTTAAGGGTCATTAGTCAGTTGTCAGTTGTTGAGAGAATTTGGCCTAATTGACAGTTGATGGTTGACATTTAACCGTCAACTGTTAACAAAACATACAATTAATTTTTCCGTACTAAAGTTAATCCGTCGCCGATGGGAATTAAACTCAAGGTGATGCGCTGGTCTTGTAATAGCTTGTGGTTGAAGGCGCGGATTTTTTGGGTGCGATTATCTTGAATTTCAGGATCGGCAACTTTACCAGACCAGAGAACATTATCGATCGCTATCACACCTCCTGAACGAATTAATTGCAGCGATCGCTCATAATAATTGTCATAGTTGCTCTTATCTGCGTCAATAAAGGCAAAATCAAAGGTTTCGGCTTCACCTGCTACTAGTAGCTTATCTAATGTTTCCAAGGCTGGAGCGAGATAGAGGTCAATTTTGTGGTCTACTCCGGCTTTTTGCCAATAACGTTGAGCGATCGCGGTAAACTCTTCATTAATATCGCAGGCTACCAGTTTTCCTTCCGCAGGTAGAGCTAGTGCCACAATCAAGGAACTGTAGCCTGTAAATACCCCCACTTCTAGAGTTTTTTTTGCCCCCAGCAATTGTACTAATAACGCCATAAATTGTCCCTGTTCTGGGGCAATTTGCATTCTTCCCATAGGTTGCAAGGCTGTTTCTTGTCGTAGTTGAGCGAGTATTTCCGGTTCCCGCAAAGAAACAGATAGTAAATAATCATATAAATTTGGGGTGATTCCCAGAGTGCGAGTCGTCATAAGATTAATTTGTAAATTTGCGATTAAATAGTAAATTTACGTAGCTAACGTAGAAGAGTCACTTTTCATTTACTTGAATATAAGATGAATATACTCAATAATAAAATATAGATATCTCTGGCAGGTACGCTTATGACTGAGCTTTATGGGGCAACCGATCCCAGAGACATTCCCTCATACTCCATTAGCGATGCTGCTCGTTATTTACGCATTCCAGCAGGCACTATTCGTTCTTGGACAGTTGGGCGACACTACCCAATCTCAAACGGTTCTAACTTCTTTAGACCCCTGATACAAATTTGTAATCTTAAACCACGACTACTTTCATTTACTAATTTAGTCGAAGTTCATGTTCTCAGGGCAATTCGCAAACATCACCAAATTGATTTAGGTAAGGTGCGAGATGCCCTTGATTTCATTGATGAGCAATTTCAAATCTCTCATCCCTTAGCGCGTGAGCGTTTCCTTACCGATGGAGTGGATCTGTTCATTGAGCGATATGGCTCTTTAATTAATGCTTCTAAAAGCGTGAAAACGGAATTGAAAGACGCTTTTAATGCTCATCTGGAACGAATTGAACCCGACGACACTGGATTGGCAATTAAACTGTATCCCTTTACTCGTTCTCATGAGGAAGACAACCCTCGTTTCGTTGTTGTAGATCCTCGAATCGCCTTTGGTCGCCTTGTTATTGTTGGTACGGGAATTTCTACCCGCGTGTTAGCAGAACGTTACCAAGCAGGTGAATCGATTGACGAACTTGCTTATGATTATGATTGCGATCGCCTGATGATCGAAGAAGCTATTCGGTGTGAACTACCTACTGCTGCATGACTCAGAGCCAATCCATTACCTTTTTTATTGATAGATGCTTAGGCAATAAGCGTATTGCATAAACACTCAAAGGCGCGGGGTTGACCATCGCAATCCATGATGAATACTTTGGTAAAGATGCTCAAGATGTGGAGTGGTTACCGGAAGTTGGGAAAAGGGGTTGGGTTGTTCTTACCAAAGATGGGAAGATCAGTAATAACCGTTTAGAACGAATAGCCGTTGCACGCGCTCAAATCAAGATGTTTACCTTCGCCTCTCAGAGTTTATCAGGTGAAGAGATGGCTGGCATCTTACTACAAGCAATTGTCCCTATGAAAAGATTCGTTAGTAAACATCCTGCTCCATTCATTGCCAAAATATATCGTGATGGACACCTTGATATGTGGAAGGATGCTCAAATGCTACTGGAAGAATTGCAAGAGTTCTGATAGCTGATGCTTCCAAGTTATAGGATTACTGCCCCTACTACAATATTTCTTAACGAAGTCTGAGAAAACAATTTCTTGGTCTTTTTTCTCTCTCTAGGGTGAGAAAATCTGAGTTTTGTTTCCACCTCAAGACCGATAAATATTAAGTATATAGTAGTTAATTTTAAGGCAGATGAATAGGATAAATCCTTCATCGAAAGAGAGTTGTGTACTTGTTTTCCGTGGTCAGATTAATTGTGTCAGGTGTGAGGAGAAATTATGTCAGTCACGTACATTGGCCAACAATTAGTACGTTTGGCTAACATCCGGGGTGAAAATGCGTAAGCTTGCTATTTGCAAGTGGGAGCAAAAGCACAATTAAACCTTGGGTTGATCTGTCGATCCAAGGTTTAATTGTGCGGATGAAAAACTAAGTTTTTTATCGAGAAATTGTTTATCTATTACCAGGAGAAATATATGGCAGAAAAGCAAACATTACAACCACCACAGCAACAGCAACCACCGGGTACAGAATCAAAAATGCAGCCAAAACCTCAAGCTGATGATGCTCAGTATCGAGGTAGCGGTAAATTAAAAGATAAAGTTGCCTTGATTACTGGTGGGGATAGTGGGATTGGTCGGGCTGTGGCGATCGCCTATGCTAAAGAAGGTGCAGATGTAGCCTTTGTTTACCTGAGTGAACACGACGATGCGGAAGAAACCAAAAATTTGGTAGAAGAACAAGGAAGACGTGCTGTATCTATTGCCGGCGATATAACTGATGAGGCTTTTTGTCAGCGTGCGATTCAACAAACAGTAGATGAGTTCGGTAAATTGGATATTCTCATCAATAATGCGGCTGAACAACATCCCCAAGAAAGCATTGAAGATATTACTAAAGAACAGTTAGAACGGACATTCCGCACGAATATTTTTTCAATGTTTTACTTGACCAAAGCAGCAATCAAACACCTGAAAAAAGGTAGCGCCATTATCAATACTACTTCAGTTACAGCTTATAAAGGTAGTCCACAGTTACTTGATTATTCTTCAACTAAAGGTGCAATTGTTGCCTTTACTCGTTCCTTATCACAAAACTTAATTAGTAAAGGTATCCGGGTTAATGCTGTGGCACCTGGGCCAATTTGGACACCTTTAATTCCCTCAACATTTCCCGCAGAAAAAGTAGAAACCTTTGGTAAACAAGTACCCATGCAACGAGCCGGACAACCAGAAGAAGTTGCACCTAGTTATGTGTTTCTAGCTTCTGATGACTCATCTTATATGTCTGGTCAAGTTTTACATCCCAATGGTGGGGAAGTAGTTAATGGCTAAATAACAATTCAAAATTCAAAATCCAAAACAGTTAGAGATGGGGATTTAAACCCCATCTCAACTGATACTACTTGTAGACATAGGGGTCTTAAACCCTTGAATTGACGATAATGGGGGGAGTTCAGAATAGATGATATCTGATTTATTCTGAATTTTCTTTGATGTCTGCCAACGGAGAGATGATTGCGTCCTCAGCAGTTGCTATATCTAGTAAGGAACATTTAAAGAAAAAAGATAGCTTATGTCATCCCTAAAACCATTGCAAGGCACAGAATTAGTAGATTGTGCTAGAGCAAATGCCAAGCAGGGAATTGAAACTGCTGCTTACCAATGTGGCTATGGTGATGATTTGAATAGATTTGCAGGAGAACTGAGAAAAGCGTGTGAGGAAATGAATTTGCAAGTTAAAGAATTGAATGAATTGATTACCGACCAAGATATGATTCTTAACTTGGGAACTGGGGAAATTATTGCACCTGATACAGCGTCGGAATTGTAAATATCAATAATTCACAATCTTAAAATTACTCTTGCCAAATTGAAGTAAATTAGAACTCCAAGTACGTCAACGGCTGTAGTAATAAAAGGTGCTGACATTAAAGCTGGGTCTAAACGTAGGTAGCGAAACAAAAATGGCAGTGCTGAACCAGATATAGAAGCCAGAACAGAGATAGCGATTAAACTAGCACCAACAGCGATCGCCACTTCTATCCTACCTTGGAGAAAGTAAGCCCATATAGTGGCGATACTACCTAACATACCTCCTAACAATGCACCGGCGATCGCTTCTCGTCCAATTACCTGCAATGGGCCGAGTGAGCGAATTTCGTCTGTATTCATCCCGCGAATCACGACTGTGGAAGACTGAGCGCCTACGTTACCACCAGTACCAGTCAACAAGGGGATAAAAGCAGTAAGGGTGACTACTTTTGTCAAGATATCTTCTTGGGACTTAATAATTGTGCCGGTGACGGTATTGGTGATTAAGAGAACAAATAACCATAAAACCCGCTTGCGAGCTACTTCCCATAAATCCATTTGAAAGTAATTGTCGCCACTGGACTGCACACCACCACCTAAAGCGTAGATATCTTTGGTGGTTTCCTCTTCCAGAATATCAATCACGTCATCAACAGTGACAATCCCCACTAAAAGCTGTTGTCTATCTACCACCGGCACAGCCAGGAAATCATACCTTTGAATTAATCTGGCTACTTCTTCCTGGTGAGTATCTGTATTGACAAAAATCACGTCACGGGTCATCACCTCACCAATCGTCTGTTCTGGCTGGGATGTCACCAACTCACGCAGTGAGACAATGCCGGTTAAGCGTCTGGCTTGATCTGTGACATAAAGATAGTAGATCATCTCACTAGCATTAGCGAGGCTGCGAATCCGTTCTAAAGCTTGCCCTATGGTCATATTTTCTTTCAGGGCAATAAACTCTAGAGTCATGATGCGCCCGGCTGTATCAGCTTCATAACCCAACATTAGGGCTGTGGCTTGGCGTTCTGTCGGGCTGAGTTGTTCTAGCAGGTGATTGACAACTTTGGCAGGCAATTCATCAAATAATCTAGCTCGGTCATCCGAAGACATTTGATCAACGATATCGCGGACTTCCTGGCTTTTCAGTTCTTCAATTAATCTTTCTTGAACACTGTAATCAAGATATTCATAAACTTCAATGGCTTCATCTTTAGAAAGCAAGCGAAAAGCTAAAGCGTGCATTGTTTCGGGCAAACCTTCAATCGCTTCGGCTATGTCCGCAGGCTGTACAGGTACAAGAATGGCTTTTGCTCCCTGTAAATCTCCTGCTTCCAATAGCATTCGCATCTGTGTCCGCACTAAGTCACGCAATTCCCTACGTGACACATCCTGAAGGGTAGAGTTTAAATTGTTCGTCTCTGTCACTTTCCACTTTCCTCGACCAGTCTGAACAAGGTTGCTGCCCCTAGTCTAAGGGATAGCGGAAGGTGTAAGGTTAAACTTACCGTGATTTTTTCTGCTTTGATGTGTTGTCAGTTGTCAGTTGACAGTTGTCAGTTTTTTCTTAAGAAAATTTGGTTAAAAATCCCAATAGTTTTTTTGTTCTTGGTGTGAGAAGGGTGCGGCGATAGGTATCTGCGGCTTTTTTGATGGCTTCGGCTTGGGTGGGGTAGGGATGAATCACGTTACTGAGTTTGTTTAAACCGATTTTATTGACTATCGCTGTTGTGACTTCCGAAATCATCTCGCCGGCGTGACTTGCCACAATGGTTGCACCGACAATTTCATCTGAGCCTTTTTTGTGGTGAATTTTCAGAAAACCATCTTCTTGTCCGTCGGCGATCGCTCGGTCTACACTACTAAAAGGGATTTTAATTGTCTCTACGTCTTGACTTTCGTACAGTCCCACATGGGCAACTTCTGGGTCAGTATAAGTCACCCAAGGCATGACTAAGCTACTTAGTCTCGACCTGCCTAAACCAAAGGGAGAAAACAGGGTATTTTTAATCACAATGCGCGCGGCTGCATCGGCGGCGTGGGTAAATTTCCAGTCCATGCAGATATCGCCAGCAGCATAAATCTTGGGGTTGGTGGTTTGTAGGTAATCATTCACTTCCACACCCCGACGCTTGTCGTATTTTACCCCGACAGCTTCTAAATTCAACCCTTCCACATTAGGCGATCGCCCTGCACCCACTAATATTTCATCTACCGTCACCGAATCACGATGACCGTTGGTAGAAAAATACAACCGTTTACCCTCGGTTACCGTCACTACTTCTTCTACCTTGGCATTTAAAACTAAGCGAATCCCTTCTTTAATTAAAGTCTGTTGGACAATTTGCGCCGCGTCGTTATCTTCTTTGTTGAGGACATGGGAACCGCTATGAATCAGCACCACCTCACTCCCCAAACGTCGGAAGGCTTGGGCTAATTCGCAACCAATGGGGCCACCACCAATTACTGCTAACTTTTCCGGTCTTTGAATTAAGGAAAAAACCGTCTCATTGGTGAGATATCCAGCTTGTTCAATGCCGATAATTGCTGGTTTTGTAGCCCTAGCACCAGTAGCAATCACCGCTTTTTTAAATTTAAGGGTTTTACCAGCTACTTCTACGGTGTTGCTGCTAGCAAATCTACCACTACCTAAAAATACATCAACTCCCAGGGATGCAAAGCGTTCCGCCGAATCATTGTGGCTAATTCCTGCCCTCACTCGTCGCATTCGTGCCATAACTGCGGGAAAATCAATATCAATCTGGCTGGGAATATTCACCCCCAAATTTTTCCCATTCCAGATTTCCCCCACCACCCGCGAAGACCGAATAATAGTTTTAGAAGGTACACAACCCACATTCAAGCAATCTCCACCCATGAGATGCTTTTCGATTAGCGCCACTTTTAAACCCAAACCCAGACCAGCCGCACCCGCCGCCACGACTAAGCCAGCAGTCCCCGCACCAATGACCACCAAGTCATAATTATCAGCCGGTTGGGGGTTCACCCAATCGGGCGGATGCACATAAGCCACCAATTTCTGATTATACTCATCCACTGGGCGGACGATGACTCTATCTAATTCTGAATTGGACATTGGGTGTAACCTCTCTCAGCAATGGGAATTATTCTATTGTAAGCAAGCTACAAAATTCGCAATTCAAAATCAGGTCTGATGAAAAGTGATGATAAAAGCAAGATCAGGAATCTTTTGCCTTTTGGCTGTTGTATGACATTATCCTTAACTACTTAAAGTAACGCTGAAAACTGAGGTAATTTAATGATTCCCAAAGAGCAGACTAGATTCAATAGGAAACATAGACTATTACTTATAGGTTTGACAATAGCCATTTTGATAATTGTGGCACGACAATTTAATATTCAGGCACTTTTACAAACATTAATATTATGGGTGCAAAGCCTGGGATTTTTTGGGCCGATCGCCTACATGATTATTTACAATCTGGCGACATTATTATTTATTCCCGGCTCTATATTGACCTTAAAAAGTGGTTGTTTATTTGGTGTATTTTGGGGTTCAGTTTATGTACTAATAGCAGCAACTGTGGGCGCAATATTAGCTTTCTTTATCGGACGCTATCTGTCACGGGATTGGGTTGTGCGGCAGATAGATAAGTATCCAAAGTTTAAAATGATTGATCAGTCTGTGGCAAAGGAAGGATGGAAAATCGTGCTTTTAACTCGACTTTCGCCGGTTTTTCCTTTTAATTTATTAAACTATGCTTTTGGTGTCACCTGTATATCTTTAAAAGACTATATATTAGGTTCTTTGGGCATTATCCCTGGGACTATAATGTATGTTTATATTGGTTCTTTAGCAGGGGATTTGGCTCTGGCGGGTACGAATCATCAACCAGTTACGCCGGAAACACAAATTTGGCAGTGGATAATGCAAGGATTGGGATTGATGGCAACTGTGGGTGTGACTGTATATATCACTAAAATTGCTCAAAAAGCTTTATCTCAAAAGGTGGTAACAGAGGGAATTATCAAGAGTCAGGATGCGGAATGAATCAATTCAAAATTTAAAATACTCAATAGTGAATGTTAACGACCACTGACAAAATTAAGCATCCCTTTTTAGGTGTAAATCATGAAGAAAAGGTATTCTGGGAACAGACTCTACTTTTACAGTTGTCTCTATCCTTAGAAATACCGAAAGAGGTTGCATCGGATGAATCGCATTCTCATAGCTGAAGATGAACCCCGCATAGCGGCTTTTATTGAGAAGGGACTGCGTTCTCAAGGTTTTACAACGGCTGTGGCTACTGATGCCTACTCGGCGACTAACATGGCATTAAGTAGCGGTTTTGATTTGATGATTTTGGATTTAGGGCTTCCTGGTAAAGATGGCTTGGATGTGTTAGAAGAATTACGGGGACAAGGGGAAAATATCCCAGTGATTATTTTGACTGCTCGTGATGACATTCAAGATAAGGTTGCAGGGTTTGAAGCAGGAGCAGATGACTATTTAACCAAGCCGTTCCGATTTGAAGAATTGTTAGTACGGGTAAAAGCTAGGCTGCGTCAGAGTGGTGGTAGCCAGGCAATGGAAGAGACGGTAATTAAGTCGGGAAATATAGTTTTAGATTTGCGATCGCGCAAGGTTAAAATCGGTCAAGACACGATAGAACTCCCAGCCAGGGAATTTACTCTCGCAGAAACTTTCTTTCGCCATCCTGGGCAAGTTTTGAGTCGTGAGCAATTATTAGATAGGGTATGGGGTTACGACTATGACCCAGGCTCGAATATTGTTGATGTTTACGTTGGTTATTTACGCAAAAAATTAGGTAATGACTTAATTGAAACTGTCCGAGGCATGGGTTATCGTCTGCGAACATGAGAATCTTCTCATCAAAACTTCATGATTCTTTCATCGGAGAGTTAGAAACTAATCAACATAGGTTTCGATTACAGCCTTTCTTCTTTACCGACAGAAGATAAATACTGTCGCAAGATGCTTGTGTTCCCTATGTGACCGGAATTTTGGATGCAGGGTTTTGGATTTTGGATGTTAGATCCAAAGTTCAAAACTTTAGCAGTTATCATACATAAAAATTTATAGTTATATGGGGCAACAAGCCAAGAAAGAGAAATCTCAAGTTATTCTATTTCATCCCGATACTCAGAAATCAGTGAAGAACCAGCAAAATACCATAGCTGGAACATTTCTCAAGCATCGTCGAGGCTTCTTTTGGTCTACGCGTACAAGGATTTTATCCTGGTATGGGATAATTTTATTTTTTATTTTTCTGGTTTTTATTCCGACGATTCGTCAGGCTTTGTATGCACGAGTTAATCAACGTGTAAATGAGGAAGCAATAGAAAAGATAGAAATATTTGAGCAACTACTTGGCACAAGTAACATTCCTAAGCATCAATTAGATGAAGAAAGTATTGAAGCTATTGATAAACTTAAACAAACTGATAACCGTCTACTAAAGCCACCAACTACGAAGCAACAGCTAAGAGAGTTTTTTGATGCTTTCTTAGGTAATCAACTGCCAGAAGATGATACTTTTTTGATTGCCCTGATGGACGAAAAATTTTATAAATCAAGTCCCAGAGCTAGACCAAAAGAAATGGATAGAGATGCAAAACTTATTCGAGATTGGGCCAAATTAACACAACCAAAGCAAGAAGAAGTTGTAATACCTAATAGTCAGGTTGATAGCATCGTTTATCTAGCTCGACCTGTGGAAATTCAGGGCGAAATCATGGGAGTTATAGTCATTGCTCACACCACTGCTGGGGAACGTGGAGAAGTTTTGGAAACTTTAGCCGTGATTGTTCAGGTGAGTACATTTGTTTTAATATTTGCTTTAGTTTTGGCTTGGCTTGCTTCGGGAAAAATTTTGGCTCCTTTGCGCTTACTAACTCAAACGGCTCGTAAAATTAGTGAGACTGATTTAAATCAACGCATCACTATAGATGGTAATGGAGAACTAGCAGAATTAGGCACTACTTTTAATGACATGATGGATAGATTACAAAATGCGTTTATCAGTCAACGCAACTTTATTAATGATGCTGGACACGAACTGCGAACACCTATTACCATTATTCGTGGTCATTTAGAATTGATGGGTAATGACCCAAAAGAAATACAAGAAACTCTGACTATAGTGATAGATGAGTTAGAACGAATGAACCGTTTTGTCAATGATTTGATGTTACTAGCAAAGGCGGAGCGTCCAGATTTTCTGCTGCTAGAAACATTTGATGTTTGCACTTTCACCGAGGAATTATTTGCTAAAGTCAAAGGTCTTGGCGATCGCGTCTGGCAACTAGAAGCGGTTGCTAGAGGTAAAATTGTTGGCGATCGTCAACGTCTAACTCAGGCTGTGATGAATTTGGCTCAAAATGCCACTCAACATACAAACAACACCGATACAATTGCTCTGGGTTCAATGATTCACAGAGATAAAATCAGCTTTTGGGTACGTGACACAGGTACAGGTATTGCATCAGCTGACCAATACAGAATTTTCCAACGTTTTGCTCGTGCGACAAACAGTCGCCGTCTTTCTGAAGGTGCTGGACTAGGTTTATCTATTGTCCAAGCCATTGCAGAAGCCCACAAAGGACGAGTTACCTTACAAAGTGAACTAGGGGAAGGATCTGTATTCACGATTATCCTACCTTTGGAACCACCCCAAGAAGCAACATTCATTCAAAACTAATTATGTAAATAGGTGAAAAGTATACCAATTGCATCAATCTTGTTTGTGGTTAGTGGTGCATATCTAATAGCATTGTTATTGGCTTGTTATCATCCCCCCAATCAGAAACAAAGTGTCATAGTTCCCCCCTCCGTTAAAGCAGCTTTCCAAGCTAAATATCCTGATATTCCTCATACCTGGCAAAGACATGATTACGGTTATGAGGCAGTTTTTACTCAAAATAATATTCAATATGAGGCGGAATTTTCAGATAGCGGGGAATGGCTAGAGACTGAATACTATGTGACAGAAAAAGATTTCCCTCCTATTGTATTAAAACGTATCAATCAAGAACGTCCTGGATATATCATCACAAAATATGAAATTGAAATTACGCCTAATGGTATGTTTTATGAGGTAGATATTACTGACGGAGAACTTGAGGAAGAATTATATCTTGATAGTCAGGGGAACCTGCAAACTGATTTATATGAGGATTAATGGGAGTGATGAGTGATCTATCTCGACTCCCCGGACTTCTTCTACTTACCGATACTTATACCAAATTAATATGAAGCTGTATAGAATAGTTGAACGCAGATGCACGCAGCGAAAAGTTCTGTAGGAGGGTTTCCCTCCGTAGGAACGCCACTTTGCACAACGGGGGGAACCCCCGCAAGCAAGTGGCTCAACTTTTCAAGACAGATAAACGCGGATAAATCAACAGATTTTCTATTATGTGCAACCTCATATAAAATTGCTATTAGAAGGTAAAAGTTGTTCGAACTGTGCCAATATAAATTTTGTCGTTATTATTATTATGCTCTGGGTTGGTGATCAGAAATAACCCCGGAGTTATCGCCAGATTATCTGTAATTTGCAGGTGATAAAAAGCTTCTAAATGTAAAGATGTATCCTGATCTTCAAAGGCATCACCAAAACTATTATGAGTTATTTTAGGCGGTTGACCTACCACAAAGCCCGCAAAGCTATTTTCTTTACCAATATCGTTGAGAGTTAGTAGTAACGCCCATGTGGAAATAGTAGCATTTGGAGTTGCGGGTAAGTCTTCTGCTGTTGCATGAATTAAACCAACTCGTCCACCGAGAGTAATAGTTGGGTTAATTTGCCAAGAAGCTTCTGCACCAAAGGAATTAGCTGTAATTGCATCTGCTTGATTATTAAAGGGGTTGTTGGTTAATTCGCTGCCAGTGCCGGTATTTACATTATTGTAAGAGTGGATATAGGTGACGCTAAGTGCTGTATTTTTGGTGGGTTCAAGGGTGAATTGAGCGATCGCGCCATAGGGACTAGCAAAAATACCCTTCTCTGGATTAGCTGCATTGTTGGTGACGTATCCTAATGAAAAATTGAGAGAATCATTGAAATTATGAGAAATCCCGATACCTGCACCGCCACCTTGTCGGCGAATCGGATTTTCTCGCCCAAAT comes from the Nostoc sp. PCC 7120 = FACHB-418 genome and includes:
- a CDS encoding mercuric reductase — its product is MSNSELDRVIVRPVDEYNQKLVAYVHPPDWVNPQPADNYDLVVIGAGTAGLVVAAGAAGLGLGLKVALIEKHLMGGDCLNVGCVPSKTIIRSSRVVGEIWNGKNLGVNIPSQIDIDFPAVMARMRRVRAGISHNDSAERFASLGVDVFLGSGRFASSNTVEVAGKTLKFKKAVIATGARATKPAIIGIEQAGYLTNETVFSLIQRPEKLAVIGGGPIGCELAQAFRRLGSEVVLIHSGSHVLNKEDNDAAQIVQQTLIKEGIRLVLNAKVEEVVTVTEGKRLYFSTNGHRDSVTVDEILVGAGRSPNVEGLNLEAVGVKYDKRRGVEVNDYLQTTNPKIYAAGDICMDWKFTHAADAAARIVIKNTLFSPFGLGRSRLSSLVMPWVTYTDPEVAHVGLYESQDVETIKIPFSSVDRAIADGQEDGFLKIHHKKGSDEIVGATIVASHAGEMISEVTTAIVNKIGLNKLSNVIHPYPTQAEAIKKAADTYRRTLLTPRTKKLLGFLTKFS
- a CDS encoding TVP38/TMEM64 family protein; translation: MIPKEQTRFNRKHRLLLIGLTIAILIIVARQFNIQALLQTLILWVQSLGFFGPIAYMIIYNLATLLFIPGSILTLKSGCLFGVFWGSVYVLIAATVGAILAFFIGRYLSRDWVVRQIDKYPKFKMIDQSVAKEGWKIVLLTRLSPVFPFNLLNYAFGVTCISLKDYILGSLGIIPGTIMYVYIGSLAGDLALAGTNHQPVTPETQIWQWIMQGLGLMATVGVTVYITKIAQKALSQKVVTEGIIKSQDAE
- a CDS encoding response regulator transcription factor, which translates into the protein MNRILIAEDEPRIAAFIEKGLRSQGFTTAVATDAYSATNMALSSGFDLMILDLGLPGKDGLDVLEELRGQGENIPVIILTARDDIQDKVAGFEAGADDYLTKPFRFEELLVRVKARLRQSGGSQAMEETVIKSGNIVLDLRSRKVKIGQDTIELPAREFTLAETFFRHPGQVLSREQLLDRVWGYDYDPGSNIVDVYVGYLRKKLGNDLIETVRGMGYRLRT
- a CDS encoding sensor histidine kinase, with the translated sequence MGQQAKKEKSQVILFHPDTQKSVKNQQNTIAGTFLKHRRGFFWSTRTRILSWYGIILFFIFLVFIPTIRQALYARVNQRVNEEAIEKIEIFEQLLGTSNIPKHQLDEESIEAIDKLKQTDNRLLKPPTTKQQLREFFDAFLGNQLPEDDTFLIALMDEKFYKSSPRARPKEMDRDAKLIRDWAKLTQPKQEEVVIPNSQVDSIVYLARPVEIQGEIMGVIVIAHTTAGERGEVLETLAVIVQVSTFVLIFALVLAWLASGKILAPLRLLTQTARKISETDLNQRITIDGNGELAELGTTFNDMMDRLQNAFISQRNFINDAGHELRTPITIIRGHLELMGNDPKEIQETLTIVIDELERMNRFVNDLMLLAKAERPDFLLLETFDVCTFTEELFAKVKGLGDRVWQLEAVARGKIVGDRQRLTQAVMNLAQNATQHTNNTDTIALGSMIHRDKISFWVRDTGTGIASADQYRIFQRFARATNSRRLSEGAGLGLSIVQAIAEAHKGRVTLQSELGEGSVFTIILPLEPPQEATFIQN
- a CDS encoding PepSY-like domain-containing protein, with protein sequence MKSIPIASILFVVSGAYLIALLLACYHPPNQKQSVIVPPSVKAAFQAKYPDIPHTWQRHDYGYEAVFTQNNIQYEAEFSDSGEWLETEYYVTEKDFPPIVLKRINQERPGYIITKYEIEITPNGMFYEVDITDGELEEELYLDSQGNLQTDLYED